One region of Quercus lobata isolate SW786 chromosome 2, ValleyOak3.0 Primary Assembly, whole genome shotgun sequence genomic DNA includes:
- the LOC115973871 gene encoding uncharacterized protein LOC115973871 produces the protein MGRRRTEVLIDEGSSLHEWVKSDFPYKMDPIVEHALDRCTPSAVPKHYHKIWTDQRRSPSSSNILSNDEEDGSYRRRSRTPLSETFSYEDEHCHRRRHKGPSSKGLGNDAMNKALDQISKSPFTHKIEGARLPRRFHQPTFTIYNGRMDLVEHVSQFNQRMAIHSQNEALMCKVFPSSLGLVVIRWFNSLKTDSIDSYRQLTQAFSSRFITNSRAPLPLTSLLSLSMASVNLWIGLTNTKEWKRTNCKGKERRRSSSQKRNDFRLERYNNNHSRRDFAGQSGSVSTQTVNAVFREPVHQVLEKVKNEPFFKWPNKMDGDSIKRNQSLYCQYHQDHEHTIEDCRNLWNHLDQLVREEKLRHLLHPSSGHPGQTNQEPQRNISLRPPMGTINVILATPGRTDSYPSRIMSVARLSTEDNDRESKKARKEASPVLGFLDEDKIKTIQPHNDALLVTLRIRGFDVKRVLVDQGSAVEVMYLDLYRGLNLKLEDLTAHDSPLVSFEGKTITPRG, from the exons ATGGGAAGACGCCGTACGGAAGTTCTTATTGATGAAGGCTCAAGCTTGCATGAATGGGTTAAGAGTGACTTCCCCTACAAGATGGATCCCATAGTTGAACATGCTTTGGATAGGTGCACACCATCAGCCGTGCCAAAGCATTACCACAAAATATGGACAGAT CAAAGGCGGTCCCCTTCCAGCTCCAATATATTATCTAATGATGAAGAGGACGGCAGTTACAGGCGGAGATCGAGAACTCCCCTAAGCGAGACCTTCTCTTATGAAGACGAGCATTGTCATAGACGGAGACACAAGGGCCCATCTAGTAAGGGCCTAGGTAATGATGCCATGAATAAAGCTTTGGATCAGATCTCTAAGTCACCCTTCACACACAAGATAGAAGGGGCCAGGCTACCTCGACGTTTCCATCAACCTACattcaccatttataatggcCGAATGGACCTcgtagagcatgtgagccagtttaaTCAAAGAATGGCCATCCACTCTCAGAATGAagctttgatgtgcaaggttttcCCATCCAGCCTAGGACTCGTAGTGATAAGGTGGTTCAACAGCTTGAAAACGGACTCCATAGATTCCTACAGGCAGCTCACCCAAGCCTTTAGCTCTCGTTTCATTACGAACAGCAGGGCTCCTCTGCCTCTAACTTCGTTGTTGTCATTATCCATGG CGTCTGTCAACTTATGGATCGgattgacaaatacaaaagaGTGGAAGAGGACCAACtgcaagggaaaggaaaggagaagatcatccTCCCAAAAGAGGAATGATTTCAGGTTGGAACGATACAACAATAACCATTCGAGGAGAGATTTCGCAGGGCAATCAGGATCAGTCAGCACGCAGACGGTTAACGCCGTATTCAGAGAACCGGTACACCAAGTTTTAGAGAAAGTCAAGAATGAGCCATTCTTCAagtggccaaataagatggaTGGAGACTCCATAAAGCGCAATCAGAGTCTGTATTGTCAATACCACCAGGACCACGAACATACTATAGAAGACTGTAGGAACCTTTGGAACCACTTGGATCAGTTGGTTCGAGAAGAGAAACTCAGGCACCTTTTGCATCCTTCCAGTGGTCATCCAGGCCAGACAAACCAAGAGCCCCAGAGAAATATATCTTTAAGACCTCCCATGGGCACGATAAATGTCATCCTTGCTACTCCAGGAAGGACCGACTCTTATCCTTCCAGAATAATGTCTGTGGCTCGGCTCTCCACCGAGGACAACGATCGAGAGTCCAAAAAGGCCAGGAAAGAAGCCTCGCCTGTGCTGGGATTCTTGGATGAGGATAAGATCAAAACCATCCAACCCCACAACGATGCTCTGCTAGTTACACTCAGGATTAGGGGGTTTGATGTGAAGAGAGTACTGGTAGATCAGGGCAGTGCTGTGGAAGTAATGTACCTAGACCTGTACAGGGGGTTGAATTTAAAACTTGAAGACCTAACGGCGCACGATTCCCCTTTAGTAAGTTTCGAGGGGAAGACTATTACACCAAGGGGCTAG
- the LOC115973872 gene encoding putative leucine-rich repeat receptor-like serine/threonine-protein kinase At2g24130 — protein MGFCKFSMYNFLYLVIVVLFGVFGEQNSQLMNDKVALLSFMSEIVSDPGNVLENWNSSDVHVCNWARVSCNNASDSVTELILNATWLSGTISPSLANLSSLTILDLSMNFFEGPIPKELGSLTQLKQLSLSWNFLEGKIPYHLGFLHKMVYLDLGSNKLQGEIPESLFCNGSLSLRYIDLTNNSLSGEIPFKNECGLENLSFLLLWSNRLVGHIPRALSNSTQLQWLDLESNMLTGELPSEIVLEMPRLQILYLSYNSFVSHHGNNNLEPFFASLVNCSDLKELKLAGNNLGGEIPPIVGDLSTNLLRLILSENLIHGFIPPHISNLANLNLLNLSSNLLNGSIPPELCRMGKLERVYLSNNSLSGEIPPVLGYVPHLGLLDLSRNKLSGPIPNSFANLPQLRSLILYQNQLTGTIPPSLGQCVNLEILDLSHNKISGVIPSEVAGLRSLKLYLNLSSNHLYGPLPLELSKMDMVLAIDLSYNNLIGTIPTQLKSCTALESLNLSHNFLEGPFPFSIGQLPYLQTLDVTSNQLIGEIPQSLQMSSSLKHVNFSFNKISGKVSIEGAFSLLTIDSFLGNDGLCGSIEGMPKCSNRHSHLMLILSVLLSLFSILILCIFGYCLVQKSRIQSQLEIFNGGDLDLKHPRIVRINLISYGQLNEATGGFSASSLIGSGLFGHVYKGVLRDNTRIAVKVLDTKMARESPWSFKRECQVLKRARHRNLIRIITICSRPDFKALVLPLMSNGSLERHLYPSHGLKRGLDLIQLVSICSDVAEGVAYLHHHSPVKVVHCDLKPSNILLDDDLTALVTDFGIARLVKGGDESANVKETISIYSTSGLLCGSVGYIAPEYGLGRSPSPKGDVYSFGVLLLEIVTGRRPTEVLIDEGSSLHEWVKSHFPHKLDPIVEHALDRCTPSVMPKEYTKIWRDVILEMIELGLMCTQFTPSTRPTMPDVAHEMGRLKDYLSNTSSSLPIEEVPLKTDGV, from the exons ATGGGTTTTTGTAAATTTTCCATGTACAATTTCCTATATTTGGTCattgttgttttgtttggtGTCTTTGGTGAGCAAAATTCTCAGCTTATGAATGACAAAGTAGCATTGCTTTCTTTCATGTCAGAGATTGTTTCAGACCCTGGAAACGTCCTTGAGAATTGGAACTCTTCGGATGTTCACGTTTGCAACTGGGCAAGAGTGAGCTGCAACAATGCAAGTGACAGTGTCACAGAGCTTATTCTCAATGCAACATGGCTAAGTGGCACCATTTCCCCATCACTAGCCAATCTTTCTTCCTTGACTATTCTTGATTTGTCAATGAACTTCTTTGAAGGTCCTATTCCAAAAGAGTTAGGCTCTCTCACTCAGCTTAAACAACTCAGCTTGTCATGGAACTTTCTTGAAGGAAAAATTCCCTACCACTTGGGGTTTCTTCACAAAATGGTATATCTTGATTTGGGAAGTAACAAGCTTCAAGGTGAAATCCCAGAATCACTTTTCTGTAATGGGTCTTTATCCTTGAGGTATATTGACCTTACTAACAATTCTTTAAGTGGAGAAATCCCCTTTAAGAATGAATGTGGGCTTgaaaatttgagttttcttttgcTTTGGTCGAATAGGCTCGTGGGACATATACCACGAGCCCTTTCAAATTCCACACAACTTCAATGGCTGGACTTGGAGTCTAATATGTTAACTGGGGAGCTACCATCAGAGATTGTACTTGAAATGCCAAGGTTACAAATACTCTATTTGTCCTACAATAGCTTTGTTAGCCATCATGGTAACAACAACCTTGAACCTTTCTTTGCTTCCTTAGTAAATTGTTCTGACCTCAAAGAACTCAAATTGGCAGGAAATAACCTTGGTGGGGAAATACCTCCCATTGTTGGTGATCTTTCTACCAATCTTCTAAGGCTTATTCTTAGTGAGAATCTTATCCATGGATTTATTCCACCTCACATTTCAAACCTTGCGAATCTTAACCTCTTAAACTTGTCGAGTAACTTATTGAATGGTTCAATCCCACCTGAACTATGTCGAATGGGAAAGCTAGAGAGGGTTTACTTGTCTAATAATTCACTCTCTGGTGAGATCCCACCGGTTCTTGGCTACGTTCCCCACCTAGGACTTCTAGACTTATCGAGAAACAAGCTATCAGGTCCAATTCCAAATAGCTTTGCAAACCTTCCCCAGTTAAGAAGCCTCATTCTTTATCAAAACCAGCTTACAGGAACAATACCACCAAGTTTAGGCCAATGTGTCAATTTAGAAATTCTAGACCTCTCTCACAACAAGATTTCAGGGGTGATTCCTAGTGAAGTTGCAGGGTTGAGGAGTTTGAAGTTATACTTGAATTTGTCTAGCAATCACTTATATGGGCCTTTACCATTAGAGCTTAGTAAAATGGACATGGTGCTAGCTATAGATTTATCCTATAACAATCTCATTGGCACAATCCCAACACAACTCAAAAGCTGCACTGCACTAGAAAGTCTCAACCTTTCACATAACTTTTTAGAAGGCCCCTTTCCATTTTCAATAGGGCAATTGCCTTATCTTCAAACACTTGATGTGACTTCGAACCAATTGATTGGAGAGATACCGCAATCTCTGCAGATGTCCTCTTCTCTCAAGCATGTGAACTTCTCTTTCAACAAAATCTCTGGAAAAGTATCTATCGAGGGAGCATTTTCATTGCTCACCATAGACTCTTTCCTTGGAAATGATGGCCTTTGTGGCTCAATAGAAGGCATGCCAAAGTGCTCGAACAGACATTCTCATCTTATGCTTATTTTGTCGGTTCTTCTCTCATTATTTTCAATTCTCATTTTGTGCATATTTGGGTACTGCCTTGTACAAAAGTCAAGAATCCAATCACAGTTGGAAATATTCAATGGAGGGGACTTGGACCTCAAGCACCCTAGAATTGTTagaattaattt AATATCATATGGGCAACTCAATGAAGCCACTGGCGGGTTTAGTGCTTCAAGCCTAATTGGTTCAGGCCTATTTGGTCATGTCTATAAGGGAGTTCTTCGTGATAATACAAGAATTGCTGTAAAGGTTCTAGATACAAAGATGGCTAGAGAAAGTCCATGGAGCTTTAAGAGAGAATGCCAAGTCCTAAAGAGGGCAAGGCACAGGAATTTAATAAGGATAATCACAATTTGCAGTAGGCCAGACTTTAAGGCTCTTGTTCTTCCACTGATGTCAAACGGAAGCTTGGAGAGGCATCTCTACCCAAGCCATGGATTGAAACGTGGGCTGGATTTGATACAGCTAGTGAGCATATGCAGTGATGTTGCTGAAGGAGTGGCCTACTTGCACCATCATTCTCCAGTTAAAGTTGTACACTGTGATCTAAAACCGAGCAATATTCTTCTTGATGATGACTTGACAGCTTTGGTAACTGATTTTGGAATTGCAAGGCTGGTTAAAGGGGGAGATGAGAGTGCTAATGTGAAGGAAACAATATCCATCTACTCAACAAGTGGCTTATTATGCGGGTCTGTTGGCTACATAGCTCCTG AATATGGATTGGGCAGAAGCCCTTCACCTAAGGGAGATGTGTATAGTTTTGGGGTCCTTTTATTGGAAATTGTAACAGGAAGACGCCCTACAGAAGTTCTTATTGATGAAGGCTCAAGCTTGCATGAATGGGTTAAGAGTCACTTCCCCCATAAGCTAGATCCCATAGTTGAACATGCTCTTGATAGGTGCACTCCATCAGTCATGCCAAAGGAATACACCAAAATATGGAGAGATGTGATTCTAGAAATGATTGAGCTTGGCCTTATGTGCACACAGTTCACACCTTCAACTAGACCAACCATGCCGGATGTAGCCCATGAAATGGGAAGGTTGAAGGATTATCTCTCTAATACTTCCTCATCACTGCCAATTGAAGAAGTGCCTCTTAAAACCGATGGTGTTTGA